One window of Gemmatimonadota bacterium genomic DNA carries:
- a CDS encoding ABC transporter permease, giving the protein MTHQSPGALPLPDPIVRWFAGVGRTTRLTLEHAGGLGVLSWELVLVMVRLKVSIRSILNQMYIMGIQSLPIVIVTGSLAGIVTSQQGGYQMTSAMPSYVLGSLVVETIVLEMGPVLTALVLVGRIGARITAELGTMVVSEQIDAFKSLGRDPVAILAAPRVIAGVLVLPLLVGIADLIGILAGAGAAYLTVGLGAESFFYGARLFWHDWDLLYSLTKAVVFGLSIPLISVHMGLKTKGGAEGVGITTTQAVMFMTLTILILDAMFPPFMLN; this is encoded by the coding sequence GTGACCCACCAATCTCCCGGGGCTCTTCCACTCCCCGACCCGATCGTCAGGTGGTTCGCAGGCGTAGGGCGTACGACGCGCCTCACACTCGAGCATGCGGGCGGGTTGGGTGTGCTCTCCTGGGAGCTCGTGCTGGTCATGGTGCGGCTGAAGGTCTCCATCCGCTCGATCCTCAATCAGATGTACATCATGGGGATCCAGTCTCTCCCCATCGTGATCGTCACGGGATCGCTCGCCGGGATCGTGACGAGTCAGCAGGGCGGGTATCAGATGACCAGCGCCATGCCGAGCTACGTATTGGGCAGCTTGGTCGTGGAAACGATCGTGCTCGAGATGGGTCCTGTGCTGACCGCTCTCGTGCTGGTGGGCCGAATCGGCGCTCGCATCACGGCCGAACTCGGCACCATGGTCGTCTCCGAGCAGATCGACGCGTTCAAATCGTTGGGCCGCGATCCGGTCGCGATTCTCGCCGCGCCGCGGGTCATAGCCGGAGTTCTCGTATTGCCCTTGCTCGTCGGAATCGCGGACTTGATCGGGATCCTCGCGGGCGCCGGGGCGGCCTATCTGACCGTCGGGCTCGGCGCGGAGTCGTTCTTCTACGGGGCGCGCCTCTTCTGGCACGACTGGGACCTCCTCTACTCGTTGACGAAGGCGGTGGTTTTCGGGCTCTCGATCCCCCTCATCTCGGTTCACATGGGTCTGAAAACCAAGGGTGGCGCGGAAGGCGTCGGCATCACGACCACCCAGGCCGTGATGTT